DNA sequence from the Salvia splendens isolate huo1 chromosome 19, SspV2, whole genome shotgun sequence genome:
CTCATCAAGAAGCCGCGGATCCAAGTAGCCAACACCACCATATGTCGAGTTGTTGATGACGTTGCAACTTATGAGGTACACAAATACTCTACCTTagttcacaaaaaatagtcttgtTTTATCATTTTTCGGCCATCCACCAATATTAGTACCGTCTATCTATTTATAGTAAGGTTTTTTCTCCGTCTGTATTtgactttaccaattttacattaaaactcgtgtcgtggACTGCTAATAATATGGTAAATGGTTGGCTAGATtgagaagaaaagagggcaaagCGCGACGGGGATCGAGTGCTACATGAAGGATAATGGGGTGAGGGAGGGAGAGGCGATGGAGGAGTTGAAGAAGATGGGAGAGGATGCATGGAAGGATATGAATGGGGAGATTTGGAAGGAGAAATCGGTTTCGATGGAGATTTTGAAGAGGATTGTGAATCTATCTCGATTGATCGATGTGGTTTACAAGAATAATCAAGATGGGTATACTCACCCTGAGAAAGTGTTGAAGCCCATCATTAATGCATTGCTAGTCGACTCATTGCAGCTTTGATACTAATATTGGGATACTAGCAACGTTTGATTCATCACGAATTGTTTTATTGTGTTTGTAATGGTTAAGGTTTCATTTCATTTGTGTATTCAGTAAGTAGACTTGCACAAGTTGTATTCACTCAAAAATATAGACTAATTCACCGAAAAAATTATGGTTATTTGTCTATTAACTTTCAAtagtattttctaattttttcgaactatttttcaaatataaatatataaattttaattttttcctcGAAAGTAATTTTCTCTACATTGAAGTTGATGTGGTAATAAAAGTGTCAGTGGGACAAAGAATTGACGAATGGATAGATGGATTAAAAAATGGACAATATTCACGTTATCACATCATAAAAAAGTACTAGGAGTATTAAGCAATTGTCACATATAGCATGAATGGATaccattggattaaaaaatCTATAGGATAGTTATGGTTCTTAGTTCTACGATTGGCTCTAATTATGGGATCACGACCATGTATTATgcatatataaaaattttggTGCCAAATTTTAGTATGATTCTATATAGTCATGTCAAATAACAAAAATCAAATATTATTTCCTCCGTAGCATAaaaatacttttctttttctattttgattcaTCCCCAAAAATAgtcattttccatttttagtaattttttctctcttatggggtgtaccttattttccactaacaatacttcaataactttttctttcttatttacCAATTTAGCATTAAAACTTATGTAATACCCAAAGTCCTTATTTTTATGATAtgaagggagtaataattaaataaatatcatcCTGATCAAATGCAATTTGAAAGACAAAGTTGACAAATATTTCAATGCACAAGATCTGATAAAATTTATAATCATTCAAAACTGTAGTAGGGGTGTTGAAACGGGTACCCGCACCCGATTTTGGCCGAAAAGTTAGTCCCGGTACCCGTCCCGCATTTAGTCGGGTATCCCGCACCCGACACCGCGGGTACCCGACccgaaacattttttttttgaaatcttatttttttaaatattatttgtatattttagatgcttttttaaaaatactacttgATGAATGTAATAGTCTCACTTgaaactttttattattatttaattttgttgagaattgagatcaagccatgtaaaatatttaaaaaattacatcatGAAGAgcaagtattaaaataaaaaataaaaaattataaaatatcaatatatatatatcgggTATTTTCGGGACTATCGGGATTACCCGGTCAGGTATcgggatacccgatacccgcaaaACCCAAAATTATTATACCCGACCCCGCCCCGTTTCCCGATTCCGTCGGGTAACAGGTACCCGATACCCGGCGGGTAACGGGTCGGGTTCGGAAttacccgctacccgtttcgacacccctaacTGTTGGCATAATCCAATGTAATTCAAAAATTGAGTTATTGTCTATAAACTTAAACCAATAGTACAATTTTGAAAAGAACTAAACTAGAGCAAGTTTGATTGAAAATAACACGTCATATATATTTGCCAAATTTTATCATATAATATGTCAtatactccctcggtcccaCAAAAAATGTTACACTTGTGggacggcacgagattttaggaggttttgttttgttttgtttgttaaatggagagagaaaatataatttttatattcatgtgagagagaactttttctagaaatggaaatgtgacatcttttatgggacaaactaaaaaggaaatgtgacatcttttgtgggacaaactaaaaaggaaagtaagTCCccgagcctttgtcctagcgacaaggagcttagacattattgtatgaggtgctcgagttcgagccctcttgacatcagttgtaatttcctcctttctataggagtttatttgtaatttgtatatttcCAAACTAATAACCCTTCAATTAATTTATGCAACACTTATctgaatttaataaataaagtgaTAATTGTGTACTGATGTCAAAATCGAAACGCAAGTTTTTGATGGGGCGAGTCAAAGTCTTTTGGCATGCATTTGATTTGCATCGACATGGAAGCTTTTTAGATCCATTAAAGTAGTACTGATGTTGATAAATCATAATCATGGCACATCTAcctaaagaaaataataaaaacaatatggactatatagtagtagtagtagtagtactttatTACTAATACATAATTATAGATGTCTAGATCGATTATGTGCAACTAGGGAGTGACAGTGACTCATTATTCTATTACcaaagttagtttttttttgagGTTGGTATACAAACTATAATCAATCCTCTGGATCATACGGTTGAGCCATCAAACGAAGGCTACTCTTTCTTGATACAGCAATGCCGTCGACCTCAGTCATATCCAGATCATCGTGGCTCATTCCCGGAGGAAGCTCCCAGTCGAAGTGATAGAGCAGCTGCGCTAGAACGAACTCCACGTTGGCTATGCCAAATGTCATCCCGGGGCATATCCTCTTCCCCGATCCAAACGGGATGTACTCAAAGTGACTCCCCAAGTAATCAATCGGATTTTCCTCGAACCTCTCTGGCTCGAAGCTCTCTGCATCGCGCCAATACTTTGGATCTCTCCCAATTGACCAAATGTTGACAATCACGTTGGCGTTGAGAGGTATGTCGTACCCGTCTACCTCAAACTCCTCCCTGCATGCTCTCGGGATTAGAGAAACCGGAGGGTGCAGCCTCAGCGTCTCGTTTATGACCATCTTGAGGTACTTGAGCGTTCGGATTTCAGACTCCTTGATCTCCTCCTTTCCTCTGAAAGCTTCCCTTATCTCGTGTTGTGCTTTTTCCATTGCGCGTGGGTTCTTCATTAGCTCTGCCATGGCCCAGTCGACTGTTGACGATGAAGACTCTGTCCCAGCAGCAAACATATCCTGCAAACGTTACGATAGCCGTTTTAGAGCAATTATAAGGTGGAATAAACATtttggagatggagatggagatggcgAAAGAAACTCACGAAGATAACAGATTTGATGCTGTCGTTGGTTATGGGTAAGTCGAGTTCGCCACTTTTCTTCAACCGCAAAAGGACATCAACCAAATCTTCCGTACCTAGCTCCCCGTACCCCATCTTGGTCGAAGCAAGATTCCTTTCGTGCCCATTGATTACATCGTCCAGAATCTTGTCCAGTTTCCTCCGTAGCTTAAGCAGCTCGAATTTATTCCAAGTAAGGAAATCGAATAGTTTAAACGAGGGAAACAGATCAGCCAGGTCAAAGTGTCCCGCCAAGCAGATCGCTTTCTTGATCAACTTAACAGCCACAGCTCTATCCATGGATGCATTCCCGAACGCAGCTCTGCACGTCATAGAGTTCATGAACAAGAAAATTTTATCGGTCAGGTCAAATGGCGCCCCGTGAGTTGACTGAATCGACCCGATGAGAAGTGAAGCCTCATCCTTCCTGATGTACTCGAACGAACGCACATTCTTCGCGCTAAGCAGCTCCAAAATGCATATCTTGCGCATCTGCTTCCAGTAATCGCCGTAGGAGCTAAACACAATGTCACTATAGTTGTACCACATTATCTGTGTAGCCACGCTTTTCGGCCTATCTGCACACGCGGGGTCATGAGCTTTGAGCACCATCTTTGCAGCCTCGGCTGAAGACACGATGACTGCGGTAACTTCACCGAACTTGAGGTGCATTAGCGGCCCGTACTTGCTCGCCAGATTCCTCAGAGGGTGGTGATGCGGGAGTGGTCCTATGATGTGGTGCAGGTGTCCGATCACAGGAAGCTTCGGCGGGCCTGGTGGTAACCTCAGCCTCTTAAGAGGTTTCACTTTCTTCCTTCCCTCGATTATCCAGGAAAAGAGTCCAAACGAAAGGAGAAAAGCGAGGAAACTGAACGCAAACCGAACTGCTGTTTCCATTTCAGGCCGAACAATAGAGAGACAAAGTAGCGGAGTCTTGCTGTTGCGTGAACTCTGTTCTGAAAGATTAGCTTTCGAATTCTGTGGTGTTGAGTTTGTGTACCTTCTGTTTCCTATTAGCTTGGGAATCTCTTTCTCTTGATTTGAGTTTGAGTCGGAGAACGGGAAGCAACAGGCAACCAGTGTTTTCAGACATCTGCAACGTTTAGTTACATTAGATCTCGGAGATATAGCTGGCCTATGGATCAAGATCATAGAATGCAACATGGAGTTATACGCTTCACAGATTTTTTTCTATGTTCTATGTTTCTGTAGCTTGTTAGCATTGTTATAGTTCTTTTATGCTAAATTATTAACTACTGAAAGTCAAATTTTTGGGATTAGGCTTAGGCAGAGCTAGCATGCCTACTTCTACTACAAACTTAGATAACACATTAATGTTAGGACGGAAAATGTGCATATTCATTAAATACTAACATTATAGATATAGGGAAGAACATCATTGTTTAACTAAGCAAAAAAGATGGCATGAAACAAATATAAAAGCGATTAATATCAAAGTCATGAGATTGACCTCCCAATGCAGGCAATGAAAACCTTGCTCCAATTAAAGCCGATCGTCTCGCCTTACTCTGCTTTCTCCATTGTTCTACAATGCAGAGAACATCTGCAGCTATGTCACATAGCTTGACCGTAGAAGAACTCCCGGTGGGATGGGTTCTTCTTAAGCTTATCATTCAGGAGAATGTCGAAAGTGGTATCATCAGTGGCAATACCACTATCAAGCATTTCATCATGCAACCGAAAAGCCTCTTGGAAATTACCTTCCTTGAAGTTTCGCCCAATAAGTGTATTATAAATAAGTGCATTAGGAGTGATGTTCTTACTGAGCATCTCGTCAAGGACCTTGCGAGCATTTTCCAACTGTCCTTTATTGCATAGACCGTGTATTAAAACAGAGTACGTGATGACATCTGGCATGATGTTCTTTGCAAGCATCTTCTGGTAGAAAACCGTTGCAAGCTCTATATTCCCAACTTTCAACAGCCCATCAATCAAAGTGGTGTAAGTTTTCAAATCACACCGAGTCCCTTCGCTCCTCATTCTTTTATACAAGTTAAGCGCTGAGTCCATATCATATAGGTCTCTGAAACCACCAATCATGGTGTTGTAAACAGCAGTCGTTGGAGATAAACCAGCTTCTATAAGTTCATCAAAAAGTTGATATGCACACTTCATGTCGTTTCTCTTGCAAAAGGCATCGATCAGAGAATTATATGCAGTGACATCCATTGTAACTTTTTTGGTACGCATCTCATTCCACATGTTCAGTGCAAGATCCAG
Encoded proteins:
- the LOC121779749 gene encoding premnaspirodiene oxygenase-like encodes the protein METAVRFAFSFLAFLLSFGLFSWIIEGRKKVKPLKRLRLPPGPPKLPVIGHLHHIIGPLPHHHPLRNLASKYGPLMHLKFGEVTAVIVSSAEAAKMVLKAHDPACADRPKSVATQIMWYNYSDIVFSSYGDYWKQMRKICILELLSAKNVRSFEYIRKDEASLLIGSIQSTHGAPFDLTDKIFLFMNSMTCRAAFGNASMDRAVAVKLIKKAICLAGHFDLADLFPSFKLFDFLTWNKFELLKLRRKLDKILDDVINGHERNLASTKMGYGELGTEDLVDVLLRLKKSGELDLPITNDSIKSVIFDMFAAGTESSSSTVDWAMAELMKNPRAMEKAQHEIREAFRGKEEIKESEIRTLKYLKMVINETLRLHPPVSLIPRACREEFEVDGYDIPLNANVIVNIWSIGRDPKYWRDAESFEPERFEENPIDYLGSHFEYIPFGSGKRICPGMTFGIANVEFVLAQLLYHFDWELPPGMSHDDLDMTEVDGIAVSRKSSLRLMAQPYDPED